One Saccharopolyspora erythraea NRRL 2338 genomic region harbors:
- a CDS encoding type VII secretion protein EccC, with the protein MSTLQFKRTPRLAAPRPPGGEVHLEPPPEIPRTIPGNVIQKVLPGVMIVASLGMMVFMLQRAKDNPMMMMMPMMMLISTFGMMAGGGKDGGQKKAEMNEDRKDYLRYLGQMRDRAREAAEEQRLAREWVHPDPQTLWSIAAGSRRMWERRGNDNDFCQVRVGRGSQRLETRLVPPQTGPVDELEPITTLALRRFVRAHSLVAGLPIAISLRGFAAVGLQGDRELTRALARAMICQLATFHTPDDVIIAVASSGRARREWDWVKWLPHAQHPTETDGIGQMRLMAGSLRAIEEMLSEQLADRPRFQRNAAPPDGQPHVVILIDDAEISREEALIVEGGMAGVTMIDLSDVLGQITARRGMRMVVEEDRIGARGGSGVEWFGEPDTLSMEQATSLARSLSPYRVAGGPAVEADSGGYEPLTTPLNYIEQLGLAGDAVTFDIHEAWRPRSRDDLYRVAIGPGEYGEIVHLDIKETASGGMGPHGLCIGATGSGKSEFLRTIVLGLIATHSSSMLNFVLVDFKGGATFNGFDDAPHVSANISNLGDDSTLIDRMQDALAGEMNRRQEVLQAAGAKNVWDYRKQGEAGDEKAQEPLPALFVVIDEFGELLAKKPEFADLFNEIGRLGRSLQVHLLLASQRLEEGKLRGLDAHLSYRIGLKTFNAAESRAAIGIPDAADLPATGGHGYLKHPNGMDRFRAAYVSGYLHQTTGRKPAGAAASPVTGEKQPRVFIPDYIEKPPEPEKPAVEEVKEEPQDELAPTDFQVIIRKTINAGPPPHQVWLPPLDAPPTLDTLLPPLQATDDRGYTAAGFAGSGRLQVPVGLVDVPFHQRQDYYMLDLGGANGHGAVVGRPQSGKSNVLRTLVASMALTHTPQEVQFYCIDLGGGSLASLKNLPHVGGFGGRRDPDTVRRTVSELKGLMAEREGRFQAQGIDGISDFRNRKRRGDISDDPYGDVFLLIDGWAAFRQEFETLEQDVLNLASQGLAFGIHVFVSANRWAEIRPALKDLLGTRMELRLGDHTESEIHRKIAANVPEGRPGRGLHPSELHFLAAVPRVDSENIGDRVNVELAAATEERRPARAGWELYNDDLADGVSDLVNRVKSSWKGRPAPQVRLLPDLLPYEQLPTPEQQPRPKLVPIGINEEGLHPVYLDFQQEPHFYAFGEREAGKTALLRTIVRGITTRYTPKEALILLVDYRRTMLGFLNSHLLEYSVGADQLKSNVKDVVNALKKRLPGPDVTQQQLRDRSWWTGPELFVVVDDYDLVAPQGNNPLAPLADFVPQASDVGLHFVIARNSGGANRALYEPIIGKMREASAPGLAMSANKDDGQLVGNIKSRQLPPGRGTLVSRSLKGGPQMIQTAFLRPE; encoded by the coding sequence GTGAGCACGCTGCAGTTCAAGCGCACGCCACGCCTGGCCGCTCCGAGGCCACCGGGCGGAGAGGTGCACCTCGAACCGCCGCCGGAGATCCCGCGGACCATCCCCGGCAACGTCATTCAGAAGGTTCTTCCGGGCGTCATGATCGTCGCGTCGCTCGGGATGATGGTCTTCATGCTCCAGCGGGCAAAAGACAACCCGATGATGATGATGATGCCGATGATGATGCTCATCTCGACATTCGGGATGATGGCGGGCGGGGGCAAGGACGGCGGCCAGAAGAAGGCCGAGATGAACGAGGACCGCAAGGATTACCTGCGGTACCTCGGCCAGATGCGCGACCGCGCGCGGGAGGCCGCCGAGGAGCAGCGGCTGGCACGCGAGTGGGTGCACCCGGACCCGCAGACGCTGTGGTCGATCGCCGCGGGCAGCCGCCGGATGTGGGAGCGGCGCGGCAACGACAACGACTTCTGCCAGGTGCGCGTCGGCCGCGGCTCGCAGCGGCTGGAGACCCGGCTGGTGCCGCCGCAGACCGGACCGGTCGACGAGCTGGAGCCGATCACGACGCTGGCGCTGCGCCGTTTCGTGCGCGCGCACTCGCTGGTGGCCGGGCTGCCGATCGCGATCTCGCTGCGCGGTTTCGCCGCCGTGGGCCTGCAGGGCGACCGGGAGCTGACCCGGGCCCTGGCTCGCGCCATGATCTGCCAGCTCGCGACGTTCCACACGCCCGACGACGTGATCATCGCGGTCGCCAGCAGCGGGCGCGCCCGCCGCGAGTGGGACTGGGTCAAGTGGCTGCCGCACGCCCAGCACCCCACCGAGACCGACGGCATCGGCCAGATGCGGCTGATGGCCGGTTCGCTGCGCGCGATCGAGGAGATGCTCTCCGAGCAGCTCGCCGACCGCCCGCGCTTCCAGCGCAACGCAGCCCCGCCGGACGGCCAGCCGCACGTGGTGATCCTGATCGACGACGCCGAGATCAGTCGCGAGGAGGCGCTGATCGTCGAAGGCGGCATGGCCGGTGTGACCATGATCGACCTGTCCGACGTGCTCGGCCAGATCACCGCGCGCCGCGGCATGCGCATGGTCGTCGAGGAGGACCGCATCGGTGCCCGCGGCGGCAGCGGTGTCGAGTGGTTCGGCGAGCCGGACACGCTGAGCATGGAGCAGGCCACCTCGCTGGCCCGTTCGCTGTCGCCGTACCGGGTCGCGGGCGGTCCCGCGGTGGAGGCCGACAGCGGCGGCTACGAGCCGCTGACCACGCCGCTGAACTACATCGAGCAGCTCGGCCTGGCCGGTGACGCGGTCACCTTCGACATCCACGAGGCGTGGCGTCCCCGGTCGAGGGACGACCTGTACCGGGTGGCGATCGGCCCCGGCGAGTACGGCGAGATCGTGCACCTGGACATCAAGGAGACCGCCTCCGGCGGCATGGGCCCGCACGGCCTGTGCATCGGTGCGACCGGTTCCGGTAAGTCCGAGTTCCTGCGCACCATCGTGCTCGGCCTGATCGCCACGCACTCGTCGTCGATGCTCAACTTCGTGCTCGTCGACTTCAAGGGTGGTGCGACGTTCAACGGGTTCGACGACGCGCCGCACGTGTCGGCCAACATCTCCAACCTCGGTGACGACTCCACCCTGATCGACCGCATGCAGGACGCGCTGGCCGGTGAGATGAACCGCCGCCAGGAGGTGCTGCAGGCCGCGGGCGCCAAGAACGTCTGGGACTACCGCAAGCAGGGCGAGGCCGGTGACGAGAAGGCGCAGGAACCGCTGCCCGCGCTGTTCGTCGTCATCGACGAGTTCGGCGAGCTGCTGGCCAAGAAGCCGGAGTTCGCCGACCTGTTCAACGAGATCGGCCGGCTGGGCCGTTCGCTGCAGGTCCACCTGCTGCTGGCGTCGCAGCGGCTGGAGGAGGGCAAGCTGCGCGGCCTGGACGCGCACCTGTCCTACCGGATCGGTCTGAAGACCTTCAACGCCGCGGAGTCCCGCGCCGCGATCGGCATCCCCGACGCCGCGGACCTGCCCGCGACCGGTGGTCACGGGTACCTCAAGCACCCCAACGGCATGGACCGCTTCCGCGCCGCCTACGTGTCGGGTTACCTGCACCAGACGACCGGTCGCAAGCCCGCGGGCGCGGCGGCCTCGCCGGTGACCGGTGAGAAGCAGCCGCGCGTCTTCATCCCGGACTACATCGAGAAGCCGCCGGAGCCGGAGAAGCCGGCGGTCGAGGAGGTCAAGGAGGAGCCGCAGGACGAGCTGGCCCCCACCGACTTCCAGGTCATCATCCGCAAGACCATCAACGCGGGTCCGCCGCCGCACCAGGTGTGGCTGCCCCCGCTGGACGCACCGCCCACCCTGGACACGCTGCTGCCGCCGTTGCAGGCCACCGACGACCGTGGTTACACGGCGGCGGGCTTCGCGGGCAGCGGCAGGCTGCAGGTGCCGGTGGGTCTGGTCGACGTGCCGTTCCACCAGCGGCAGGACTACTACATGCTGGACCTGGGCGGCGCGAACGGGCACGGCGCGGTCGTCGGCCGTCCGCAGTCGGGCAAGTCCAACGTGCTGCGCACGCTGGTCGCGTCGATGGCCCTGACCCACACTCCGCAGGAGGTGCAGTTCTACTGCATCGACCTCGGTGGTGGTTCGCTGGCTTCGCTGAAGAACCTGCCGCACGTCGGTGGCTTCGGCGGTCGCCGCGACCCCGACACGGTCCGCCGGACGGTGTCGGAGCTCAAGGGACTGATGGCCGAGCGCGAAGGCCGCTTCCAGGCCCAGGGCATCGACGGCATCAGCGACTTCCGCAACCGCAAGCGGCGCGGCGACATCAGCGACGACCCCTACGGCGACGTCTTCCTGCTCATCGACGGCTGGGCGGCGTTCCGGCAGGAGTTCGAGACGCTGGAGCAGGACGTGCTGAACCTCGCCTCGCAGGGTCTGGCGTTCGGCATCCACGTGTTCGTCTCGGCCAACCGCTGGGCGGAGATCCGCCCCGCGCTCAAGGACCTGCTGGGCACCCGGATGGAGCTGCGGCTCGGTGACCACACCGAGTCCGAGATCCACCGCAAGATCGCGGCCAACGTGCCCGAGGGCCGCCCCGGCCGCGGTCTGCACCCGTCGGAGCTGCATTTCCTTGCGGCGGTGCCGCGCGTGGACAGCGAGAACATCGGGGACCGCGTCAACGTGGAGCTTGCCGCCGCCACCGAGGAGCGCAGGCCCGCCCGCGCCGGGTGGGAGCTCTACAACGACGACCTCGCCGACGGCGTCAGCGACCTGGTCAACCGGGTCAAGAGCTCCTGGAAGGGCCGTCCGGCCCCGCAGGTTCGCCTGCTGCCGGACCTGCTGCCCTACGAGCAGCTGCCGACGCCGGAGCAGCAGCCCCGGCCGAAGCTGGTGCCGATCGGCATCAACGAGGAGGGCCTGCACCCGGTCTACCTGGACTTCCAGCAGGAACCGCACTTCTACGCCTTCGGCGAGCGGGAAGCGGGCAAGACGGCGCTGCTGCGCACGATCGTCCGAGGCATCACCACCCGCTACACCCCGAAGGAAGCGCTCATCCTGCTGGTCGACTACCGGCGGACCATGCTGGGCTTCCTCAACAGCCACCTGCTGGAGTACTCGGTGGGTGCCGACCAGCTCAAGAGCAACGTCAAGGACGTCGTCAACGCGCTGAAAAAGCGGCTGCCGGGTCCCGACGTCACGCAGCAGCAGCTGCGCGACCGCTCCTGGTGGACGGGTCCGGAGCTGTTCGTCGTGGTCGACGACTACGACCTGGTCGCCCCGCAGGGCAACAACCCGCTGGCACCGCTGGCGGACTTCGTCCCGCAGGCGTCCGACGTCGGTCTGCACTTCGTCATCGCACGCAACTCCGGTGGTGCGAACCGCGCGCTGTACGAGCCGATCATCGGCAAGATGCGCGAGGCCTCGGCGCCGGGTCTGGCGATGAGCGCGAACAAGGACGACGGCCAGCTCGTCGGCAACATCAAGTCGCGGCAGCTGCCGCCGGGCCGCGGCACGCTGGTCAGCCGCTCGCTCAAGGGCGGTCCGCAGATGATCCAGACGGCCTTCCTCAGGCCGGAGTGA